Proteins from a single region of Oryza brachyantha chromosome 6, ObraRS2, whole genome shotgun sequence:
- the LOC102702949 gene encoding rho GDP-dissociation inhibitor 1-like, translating to MSSAVGEPSCSSSEPPPPSVEREVELPEEHREATSSHCSGEEEEGMKEVMVEEEEEDDDDDSEGKVAEDIDLGPRVSIKEQLEMDKEDESLRRWKEQLLGSVDLNSVGETLEPDVRITSLCILSPGRPDVLLPLPVELSNSKEPWFTLKEGSTYRLRFTFSVSNNIVSGLRYTNTVWKAGIRVDRTKEMLGTFSPQQEPYTYVTPEETTPSGVFARGSYSARTKFVDDDRKCYLEINYTFDIRRDWPCSS from the exons ATGTCGTCAGCGGTTGGTGAaccctcctgctcctcctccgagccgccgccgccgtctgtGGAGCGGGAGGTGGAGCTCCCCGAGGAGCACAGGGAGGCGACGTCCTCGCACTgctccggcgaggaggaggaggggatgaAGGAGGtgatggtggaggaggaggaggaagacgacgacgacgactcggAGGGGAAGGTGGCGGAGGACATCGACCTCGGCCCCAGGGTCAGCATCAAGGAGCAGCTCGAGATGGACAAG GAGGACGAGAGCCTTCGGCGATGGAAGGAGCAGCTGCTGGGCAGCGTGGATTTGAACTCCGTGGGAG AGACACTGGAGCCTGACGTGAGGATCACGAGCCTGTGCATCTTGTCACCGGGGCGGCCGGACGTCCTCCTGCCACTGCCCGTGGAGCTGAGCAATTCCAAGGAACCATGGTTCACCCTCAAGGAAGGCAGCACGTACCGGCTCAGGTTCACCTTCTCTGTCAGCAACAACATTGTCTCCGGCCTCCGCTACACCAACACCGTATGGAAGGCCGGCATCCGAG TGGACAGAACCAAGGAGATGCTTGGCACGTTCAGCCCTCAGCAGGAGCCTTACACCTACGTGACGCCTGAGGAGACGACCCCCTCAGGAGTGTTTGCTCGGGGATCATACTCTGCAAGAACAAAG ttcgtcgacgacgaccgaAAGTGCTACCTGGAGATCAACTACACCTTCGACATCCGCCGGGATTGGCCCTGCAGCTCCTGA
- the LOC102703225 gene encoding sodium/hydrogen exchanger 4, with the protein MAWWWEQAMVVAVAAAAGGGGGAVVSICVFTAVLCVCLVVGHLLEENKWVNESITALLIGLVVGAVIFLLSEGKNSRILRFDEQLFFIYVLPPIIFNAGFQVKKKQFFHNFLTIMSFGIFGVFISVAIVSSGCYWFFPKIGFGDLDAVDYLALGTIFSSTDTVCTLQVISQDETPRLYSLVFGEGVVNDATSVVLFNAIKNLDVSQLKGGVALKVISDFLYLFFTSTVLGVTIGLSTAYALKALYFGRHSTDREVALMALMAYLSYMLAEFVDLSGIMTVFFCGIVMSHYAWHNVTESSRIATRHIFATLSFIAETFIFLYVGMDALDIDKWKTSETSFKTSLVIFGIIISLVLLGRAAFVFPLSIMSNYMSRSSERTPITFKHQVVIWWAGLMRGAVSIALAYNQFTFSGVTLDPVHATIITSTIIIVFFTTLVFGFLTRPLISAMLPRHRPSTTPGAGAGGGINSPKDDLILPFLSPEDQASGSGSGFLQAKRSISMLLERPVHTVHIYWRKFDDKFMRPIFGGPMDHDRANYS; encoded by the exons ATGGCGTGGTGGTGGGAGCAGgcgatggtggtggcggtggcggcggcggccggcggcggcggcggcgcggtggtgtCCATCTGCGTGTTCACGGCGGTGCTGTGCGTGTGCCTCGTCGTCGGCCACCTCCTCGAGGAGAACAAATGGGTCAACGAGTCCATCACCGCCCTCCTCATC GGTTTGGTTGTTGGTGCTGTCATATTTCTGTTGAGTGAAGGCAAGAATTCACGAATCCTGAGGTTCGACGAGCAGCTCTTCTTCATCTATGTACTTCCACCAATAATCTTCAATGCAGG CTTCCAGGTGAAGAAGAAACAGTTCTTTCACAACTTTCTCACCATCATGTCCTTTGGGATATTTGGCGTGTTCATCTCAGTTGCGATAGTTTCGTCAG GTTGTTACTGGTTCTTCCCAAAAATCGGTTTTGGAGACCTCGACGCAGTAGATTATCTAG CTTTGGGAACGATATTTTCCTCGACAGATACTGTTTGCACACTGCAG GTCATAAGCCAGGATGAGACACCTAGGTTGTACAGTTTAGTGTTTGGGGAAGGAGTAGTCAATGATGCAACATCAGTTGTGCTTTTCAATGCTATAAAGAACCTGGATGTTAGTCAGCTCAAAGGCGGGGTAGCGCTAAAAGTTATTTCAGATTTTCTCTACCTGTTCTTCACTAGCACTGTGCTTGGAGTTACG ATTGGGCTATCAACTGCTTATGCTCTCAAAGCCCTGTATTTTGGTAG GCACTCCACTGACAGGGAAGTAGCCTTGATGGCTCTCATGGCTTATTTGTCATATATGCTGGCAGAG TTTGTTGATCTGAGTGGGATTATGACCGTCTTCTTTTGCGGTATTGTCATGTCTCATTACGCATGGCATAATGTGACAGAAAGCTCAAGAATCGCAACCAG GCACATATTTGCAACCCTGTCATTTATCGCTGAGACATTCATCTTTCTTTATGTTGGGATGGATGCACTTGACATTGACAAGTGGAAAACATCAGAGACAAG CTTTAAAACATCACTTGTTATCTTTGGCATCATCATATCACTGGTTTTACTAGGAAGAGCTGCATTTGTTTTCCCTCTATCCATTATGTCAAATTACATGAGCAGGAGTTCCGAAAGGACGCCAATCACATTCAAGCATCAG GTTGTGATTTGGTGGGCCGGCCTCATGAGAGGAGCTGTTTCAATTGCACTAGCATATAATCAG TTCACCTTTTCAGGTGTGACACTGGATCCAGTTCATGCAACCATCATCACCAGCACAATcattatagtatttttcaCCACTCTG GTGTTTGGTTTCTTGACAAGGCCTCTTATAAGCGCCATGCTCCCGCGACACCGGCCATCGACGACACCGGGGGCCGGGGCCGGAGGAGGCATCAACTCTCCAAAGGATGACCTGATCCTGCCATTCCTCTCGCCTGAAGATCAGGCATCAGGTAGTGGCAGTGGCTTCCTCCAGGCCAAGAGGAGCATATCCATGCTCCTGGAGAGGCCTGTCCACACGGTGCACATCTACTGGAGGAAGTTTGATGACAAGTTCATGAGGCCAATCTTCGGTGGACCGATGGACCATGACCGTGCTAACTACTCCTGA
- the LOC102703788 gene encoding carboxyl-terminal-processing peptidase 3, chloroplastic isoform X2, which yields MEMVDCSLAAARAPRPLPPRRLTVPGRPPVLGAAGGCSRLRVRSERSTERPTAASEGDGGRAALGKAAAGLAAAAVVSLTGFAAEPLPPPASAESLTVAFPVSKAREVNRVQRTLVEAWGLIRETFVDPTFNHQDWDMRLQQTMVEMFPLKSEDAAYGKIRGMLSTLGDPFTKIISPKEYQSFRIGSDGNVQGVGVFINREPSSGRLLVMDCIEGGPADRAGIHGGDELIEIDGKSVFGLDGEAAAQRLRGRVGTTVKVKVLDGTENERNGSIRQKEVQLSREVINLSPLSATVISHRSNDGRECKTGYVRLAAFSQTAAAEMESAIKKMENEGVQSYILDLRNNPGGLVKAGLDVAQMWLDGDETLVNTVDREGNVLPINMVQGHSLTHDPLVILVNEGSASASEILAGALHDNGRAILVGHRTFGKGKIQSVTELDDGSALFITVAKYLSPALHEIDQVGIQPDIQCTPEMLSLPRAPPLKENNEATSLEMDSCIMVAEQALEIEKSNGSAS from the exons ATGGAAATGGTGGACTGCTcgctggccgccgcccgggCCCCGCGCCCGCTGCCGCCCCGCCGTCTCACCGTCCCAGGCAGGCCGCCGGTTCTTGGCGCCGCCGGGGGCTGCAGCCGGCTCCGCGTGCGGTCGGAGAGAAGCACGGAGCGTCCGACGGCAGCGTcggaaggcgacggcggccgtgcCGCCctggggaaggcggcggcggggctcgccgcggccgccgtggtgTCGCTGACCGGGTTCGCCGCGGAGCCCCTCCCGCCACCGGCGTCGGCCGAGTCGCTCACCGTCGCGTTCCCCGTCTCCAAGGCCCGCGAG GTGAACCGGGTGCAGAGGACGCTGGTGGAGGCTTGGGGGCTGATCCGTGAGACCTTCGTGGATCCCACCTTCAATCACCAAG ATTGGGACATGAGGCTGCAGCAGACCATGGTGGAGATGTTCCCGCTGAAATCGGAGGATGCCGCATATGGCAAGATCAGAGGGATGTTGTCCACACTCGGTGACCCGTTCACCAAGATCATCAGCCCCAAG GAATACCAGAGTTTCAGGATCGGAAGCGACGGGAATGTCCAAGGAGTTGGGGTGTTCATAAACAGGGAGCCTAGCTCTGGACGCTTG CTTGTTATGGACTGCATTGAGGGTGGCCCAGCAGACCGAGCAGGCATACATGGAGGCGATGAACTAATTGAGATCGATG gGAAGAGTGTATTTGGGTTGGATGGAGAAGCTGCAGCTCAGAGACTTAGAGGTCGTGTTGGAACAACCGTTAAAGTGAAAGTGTTGGAT GGCACTGAAAATGAAAGGAATGGCAGTATAAGACAAAAGGAG gtCCAGCTATCTCGTGAGGTTATCAATCTTTCACCTCTATCAGCTACAGTTATCTCTCATAGGTCGAACGATGGCCGTGAGTGCAAAACTGGGTATGTTAGGCTAGCTGCCTTTTCTCAG ACTGCTGCGGCTGAAATGGAAAGTGCCATTAAGAAGATGGAGAATGAGGGTGtccaatcatatattttagatcTGCGAAATAATCCT GGTGGTCTAGTAAAAGCAGGTCTTGACGTGGCTCAAATGTGGTTGGATGGAGATGAAACTCTTGTCAACACTGTTGACCGTGAGGGAAATGTGCTACCAATAAATATGGTCCAGGGTCATTCTTTAACACATGATCCTCTTGTCATACTT GTCAATGAAGGAAGTGCGAGTGCAAGTGAAATCTTGGCAGGAGCATTACATGACAATGGCCGTGCTATTTTGGTTGGACACAGAACTTTTGGTAAAGGAAAAATACAG AGTGTGACTGAACTGGATGACGGCTCTGCTCTCTTTATCACGGTCGCAAAGTATCTTTCTCCAGCACTGCATGAAATCGACCAAGTAGGCATCCAACCTGACATACAATGCACCCCTGAAATGCTATCTTTGCCAAGAGCACCTCCACTAAAAGAGAACAACGAAGCCACAAGTCTGGAGATGGACTCGTGTATCATGGTGGCCGAGCAAGCATTGGAAATTGAGAAATCAAACGGATCTGCTTCGTAG
- the LOC102703788 gene encoding carboxyl-terminal-processing peptidase 3, chloroplastic isoform X1: protein MEMVDCSLAAARAPRPLPPRRLTVPGRPPVLGAAGGCSRLRVRSERSTERPTAASEGDGGRAALGKAAAGLAAAAVVSLTGFAAEPLPPPASAESLTVAFPVSKAREVNRVQRTLVEAWGLIRETFVDPTFNHQVNLLAPNVRDHVDWDMRLQQTMVEMFPLKSEDAAYGKIRGMLSTLGDPFTKIISPKEYQSFRIGSDGNVQGVGVFINREPSSGRLLVMDCIEGGPADRAGIHGGDELIEIDGKSVFGLDGEAAAQRLRGRVGTTVKVKVLDGTENERNGSIRQKEVQLSREVINLSPLSATVISHRSNDGRECKTGYVRLAAFSQTAAAEMESAIKKMENEGVQSYILDLRNNPGGLVKAGLDVAQMWLDGDETLVNTVDREGNVLPINMVQGHSLTHDPLVILVNEGSASASEILAGALHDNGRAILVGHRTFGKGKIQSVTELDDGSALFITVAKYLSPALHEIDQVGIQPDIQCTPEMLSLPRAPPLKENNEATSLEMDSCIMVAEQALEIEKSNGSAS, encoded by the exons ATGGAAATGGTGGACTGCTcgctggccgccgcccgggCCCCGCGCCCGCTGCCGCCCCGCCGTCTCACCGTCCCAGGCAGGCCGCCGGTTCTTGGCGCCGCCGGGGGCTGCAGCCGGCTCCGCGTGCGGTCGGAGAGAAGCACGGAGCGTCCGACGGCAGCGTcggaaggcgacggcggccgtgcCGCCctggggaaggcggcggcggggctcgccgcggccgccgtggtgTCGCTGACCGGGTTCGCCGCGGAGCCCCTCCCGCCACCGGCGTCGGCCGAGTCGCTCACCGTCGCGTTCCCCGTCTCCAAGGCCCGCGAG GTGAACCGGGTGCAGAGGACGCTGGTGGAGGCTTGGGGGCTGATCCGTGAGACCTTCGTGGATCCCACCTTCAATCACCAAG TGAACTTACTTGCCCCCAATGTGCGAGATCATGTAGATTGGGACATGAGGCTGCAGCAGACCATGGTGGAGATGTTCCCGCTGAAATCGGAGGATGCCGCATATGGCAAGATCAGAGGGATGTTGTCCACACTCGGTGACCCGTTCACCAAGATCATCAGCCCCAAG GAATACCAGAGTTTCAGGATCGGAAGCGACGGGAATGTCCAAGGAGTTGGGGTGTTCATAAACAGGGAGCCTAGCTCTGGACGCTTG CTTGTTATGGACTGCATTGAGGGTGGCCCAGCAGACCGAGCAGGCATACATGGAGGCGATGAACTAATTGAGATCGATG gGAAGAGTGTATTTGGGTTGGATGGAGAAGCTGCAGCTCAGAGACTTAGAGGTCGTGTTGGAACAACCGTTAAAGTGAAAGTGTTGGAT GGCACTGAAAATGAAAGGAATGGCAGTATAAGACAAAAGGAG gtCCAGCTATCTCGTGAGGTTATCAATCTTTCACCTCTATCAGCTACAGTTATCTCTCATAGGTCGAACGATGGCCGTGAGTGCAAAACTGGGTATGTTAGGCTAGCTGCCTTTTCTCAG ACTGCTGCGGCTGAAATGGAAAGTGCCATTAAGAAGATGGAGAATGAGGGTGtccaatcatatattttagatcTGCGAAATAATCCT GGTGGTCTAGTAAAAGCAGGTCTTGACGTGGCTCAAATGTGGTTGGATGGAGATGAAACTCTTGTCAACACTGTTGACCGTGAGGGAAATGTGCTACCAATAAATATGGTCCAGGGTCATTCTTTAACACATGATCCTCTTGTCATACTT GTCAATGAAGGAAGTGCGAGTGCAAGTGAAATCTTGGCAGGAGCATTACATGACAATGGCCGTGCTATTTTGGTTGGACACAGAACTTTTGGTAAAGGAAAAATACAG AGTGTGACTGAACTGGATGACGGCTCTGCTCTCTTTATCACGGTCGCAAAGTATCTTTCTCCAGCACTGCATGAAATCGACCAAGTAGGCATCCAACCTGACATACAATGCACCCCTGAAATGCTATCTTTGCCAAGAGCACCTCCACTAAAAGAGAACAACGAAGCCACAAGTCTGGAGATGGACTCGTGTATCATGGTGGCCGAGCAAGCATTGGAAATTGAGAAATCAAACGGATCTGCTTCGTAG